The genomic region GGGAGGAGTGGCAGCAACTGGACCCTGCCCAGAGACACCTGTATCAGGATGTGATGCTGGAGATCTACAGCCACTTTTTCTCTGTGGGTGAGCACAGCTGACCTGGGACTCTTGGACGGGCCTCCGAGATGTCCCTCCTTCTTGTGGCATGCAGTGGGACATCTGAAGAATGTAATCAGTTTGTCCTGGGCTTGTCCCAAATTGTTCATTCCTCTTGGTCATCTTTGAATGTTACTTTGTTCCTAATGAAAGATGTGTCAATGAAAGAAAGCTTCATTGAATGACCTCTGGAGCCCAATGTATGTCTtacacgctaagtcacttcagttgtgtccgactcttcttgaccccatgaactatagccaatcaggctcctttgtacatgggattctccaggcagaatactagagtgggttgccatgcccttctctgaagCCCAATACCACATCCTAATGCAATATCCTTTCTTATTCACAGGGTATCacattcccaacccagagatcattTTCAGGATTGAAGAAGGAAAGGAACCATGGGTGAGGAAGACTGAACTCCCATGTCAGAGGTATCATGGTGAGTGACTGTCAAGTCGTGTAGATCCATGAGGGGCCATATTCAACCTACCACACTTATCCATTCCCCAATGGTGGACACACGTTATCTCCTACTCCTTAAAACTAATGCTGCTATACATTATTTTGTAATGTATGCCATTAAGGCTAATGCTGCCATACATTATTTTGTAAATGTTCTATAGGGGCCAACATAAGAATTAATCAGAGGTGAATAGTCAAGGGGGATTGCCTGATCACTGGATATGACTACACTTAATCCAGCTAAGTTAATCATTTTTACATCTTGCTTCccaacatatataatatttatcaaatttCTCATTTATGGCCCATGTTATGATagagctgttttcatttttctgggaaCAGAGCATCTCATCATATCTGTTATCTGATTGGATTTTCCATCTGTATGTTGCTTTTGTCGTCTCATTTTATCCCTTTGTGGAATTTCCTGAaggccttttttttaatttgtcctctgaactcattttttttctgcaCTGAATCCTTCTTTATTCCTAATTGTGGTGCCTCCAACTTGGGCCCCTGTACTTCCCTCTGGCTATCCCTTCATAGAGGAATTACTTTAAAGGACCCTTCTATTCTCAACACTTAaggcctaattttttttttcctgatgatccTTTATCAGTGCCTCCGGTCCCCATGCCTAAACCATGTTCTCTTATTTAGCTTTATGGTGGACAGTTCCTGTGGGGTGTCTCATTTCCTTTAAGGAAATCAGAAATTGGAATCATTATGCACATCAGAAATTCTTCTCACTTTATACGTTTTGTCCAGAAGATTCTTCTGTTTCTTGGCTCTCCCATCTTAGTCTTCTAACTTGTTATGTTAGAaattctactatatatatatattttaaaagcacaattTAGTTGACTCTTTTTCTTAATTCCAGGGGTATCACCATAAACCACGTATTTTCTCATGCTTGGGTTATTTTGTTCCTAATGGGATTTGTGGATTCCCAGTCATCATGAGTTCAGTCAAGATGACATTGATAGATTACCCCAAagattgatttatttctttttctcagattttaatgctatcagttcagttcagtcactcagttgtgtctggctctctgcgactacatgaatcgcagcacaccaggcctccctgtccatcaccaactcccggagttcactcagactcacgtccatcgagttagtgatgccatccagccatctcatcctctgtcatccccttctcctcctgcccccaatccctcccagcatcagagtcttttccaatgagtcaactcttcgcatgaggtggccaaagtactggagtttcagatttagcatcattccttccaaagaaatcccagggctgatctccttcagaatggattggttggatctccttgcagtccaagggactctcaagagtcttctccaacaccacagttcaaaagcatcaattcttcggtgctcagctttcttcttctggagaaggcaatggcaccccactccagtactcttgcctggaaaatcccatggacggcggagctggtaggctgcagtccgtggggttgctggGCCCGGAAGGAggccatctttggggtcacacagagtcggacacgactgaagcgacttagcagcagcagcagcagcagcagcagcagcagcagctttcttcacagtccaactctcacatccatacatgaccactggaaaaaccatagttttgactagatggacctttgttggcaaagtaatgtctctgcttttcaatatgctatctaggttggtcataactttccttccaaggagtaagtgtcttttaatttcatggctgcagtcaccatctgcagggattttggagcccaaaagcataaagtctgacactgttttcactgtttccccatctatttcccatgaagtgatgggaccagatgccatgatcttcattttctgaatgttgagttttaagccaactttttcactttcctctttcaccttcatcaagaggctttttagttcctcttcactttctgccataagggtggtgtcatctgcatatctgaggttattgatatttctcccagcaatcttgattccagcttgtgcttcttccagcccagcatttctcatgatgtactctgcatataagttaatgctatatatatatacacacacacatacacatacatacctactaaaaatggtaaaaaataaagtccattctcattttttaaaaaaaagtgatagaTGACTGAGGTTTGGGAACAGGACAAGGGTCTGGGATAGTTTATCCAAGTgattgaaagagaaaagaaaacaagacgtGACGGTCTTAACCATACTCAGTATTTAAATCTCTGATAGGATAAAGTAATAGTAAAATTCAGccacctttttaaaaagaatctgttATGTCTTATGTTCTTACTAGTAAACTGGATGATCAGTGACTCCTGTTCTTAACCAAAAAATGGTATATTGAGTAGCATAAGGCTGAAAGTTATAACAAAGAGAGCAAGGTCCAGTATAATAATTTCCAGAATAATTCTCCTCCTATAAAACACTTCTAAAAGTCAGTTCAGCAGGAAGACTTatgttttgtattcattcaggTGTTGAAATTTTTCTCTTGTCATTGCAATACCATCTTTTATGATGCTGTCAATCTTTGGGAATGAGTGCATTGCAACCAAAGCCAGGTTCTATTAGGCAGAAAAGGGATGGAGGGTACTGAGGAACTGTGATGTGTTTCTCTGGCTAGAAGTGGTGCATAATGTTGTATGCCCATTTCGTCAGCAAAAACAGTCTCACTGTCACATATCACTGCAAAGGAAATTGTGAGTCATTATGTGGCTTGGCTGCCATGTGCCTGGCCATAGTTAACCTCTGTGGAAGAGGGTGAGACAGACTCTAGGGGACAGCCTGTTTGTCCAGTCTTCCAGTTTACCCTTCTTGGGATATGTACTAAGTTCAGGGAAACAAACTTTAGTTTCATAGAATTGAGAGTTTGAGTATAGGTATTCTTTCACTGCTTGGCTATGTCAGGATTGATGCTTTAATAGTCTATCAGAGGATATCTAGGGCTGAATGATTTTGGTATTGTTTCTAACAAGTAGGAGGAAGCTGGGAGATTAATCACAATGTAGATCTTTAATGAAAACCTATACAGATGGTCCCTGACTTGTGATGGTTCAATTTAcaatttttcaactttacaatgttgtgaaagTCATACACATTTAGTACAAACTATACTTTGAATTgtaaattttgatcttttcccaggctaGTGATATATAGTACTATACTCTCATGATGCCAGGCTCCcagtcagccacatgatcataaGGGGAATCAACCAATACACTTACTACCCTTCTGTACCCAGATAACcactctttttttcactttcagtacagaaTTCGATAAATTgcatgagatattcaacactttattataaaataggtctTTTGTTAGCTGCTTTGGCCCAACCTTAGGCTAACATAAGTCTTCTAAGCACATTTAAAGTAGGCTGGGTTAAGCTTTGTTTAGTAGGTTAGGTGTATTCAACTCATTTCTGATTTATGATATTTTAAACTTATCATGGACATATCAGGACATAACCTCATTGTAAGTTGAGAAAACTCTGCACTCTGAACCCCTCCTTCAAGCTTTGGCTGTGCACAGATGCTGCCCTATGACACTCTTGTCTCTTTTATCCTGTAGTCATTGCACTAGGTCTGGGTATCTAGATCACCTGCATGAGTGGGGTCAGGTTGCCTTTGTTAAAGTCTTAACTTTCCCCACGGCTGGGCAAAATGATTTTGGTTAATTATTTAACCATTGTACTTCCTTTGTTTCATGTGGAAAACCAGGATAATAAATAGTTACTTCCTGGGATTGTTGTGGGGATTGAATGAATTTATGTGTGCGTCACATAGAACATTGCCTAGCAAATGCTAAGTGCTATACAGCTAAGTGGCTGACATACAGTAAGGGCTGTGCGACTTCTCTCTTGATCACCATCAGCATGACCATTGGTATATGACTCAGCAGTTTCTCCATGCACAATCTCAGTCAGCTCCATGTGACTTCTCCTCTATCCTTTGCTAATTGTTCACTGTATCTATTTCATCTTGTTCTCCTTCTAGAAGGGGAGTTTGGGCTTGAAACCCCACAATGGGAAATTTCTGAAGAAGCTTCATTTCACAATGAGATGATGGGTGGAGTCACAAGAGATGGTTCATGGTGTTCCATTTTAGAAGAACTGTGGAAACAAGCTGACCAAACAGAGAGGGAtcctaaaaatcaaaataaacctTCACACCAGGGGGCTTTCTTCAATAAGAAAACACTGAACACAGAGAGGGACTGTGACTACAAGTACCCTGGAACAGTCATTCAGGCAAAGCCCCACCTTGTTTCTTCACAAAAGGGACCTCATAAACGTTGCTCAGTTGCAAAAAGGTTGAAGCCTAACCTAGAAGCAACTCATCAAAATCAAAGCAGTATCACAAAACACCTTGATGATATGGTTGGATCTGGTCAGCCAGTTATCCATAGCTCTTCCAGTGCCAGCTGCAAGAATACTCACACAGGAGAGAACTTCCGTGAAGGTAACACATGTACAAAAGCCTTCAGCCAGAAACAGTTACTCACACAGCATCAAGTTCATGCTCAGGAAAAACCAGATAAGTGTACTGAGTGTGGGAGGGACTTGACCCACAAGTCACACCTCCTTGAGCAACAGAGATTCCATAGTGTAGAAAACCTCCAGGAATGTGGtaaatgtgggaaagccttcaccTCACAACCAAAACTCGGGGTCTGTGTGACAGATCATACAGGTAACATACCATATATatgtaaggaatgtggaaaaGTCTTCATTCAGAGGCCAGAATTGGTTACACACCAGAAAACTCATACTAGAAAGAAGCCCCATAAATGCCATGAATGTGGAAAAACTTTCTTCCAGATGTTATCTCTCTTCAGACATCAGAGAACTCATACAAGAGAAAGACTCTATGAATGCGGTGAATGTGGGAAAGGCTTCTCCCAGAATTCAACTCTCAGTATACATCAGAAAATCCACACTGGCGAGCGACAGTATgtatgcagtgaatgtgggaaggccttcaCCCAGAAGTCAACACTCAGCTTGCACCAGAGAATCCATTCAGGGGAGAAGTCTTATGTGTGTATTGAATGCGGCCAGGCCTTTATCCAGAAGGCGCACCTGATTGTACATCAGAGAAgtcacactggagagaagccttatCAGTGTCACAGCTGTGGGAAATCCTTCATTTCCAAGTCACAACTTGATATACATCATCGAATCCACACTGGGGAGAAACCTTATGAATGCAGTGACTGTGGGAAGACCTTTACCCAAAAGTCACACCTCAACATACACCAGAaaattcacactggagaaagacACTACGTGTGCAGTGAATGCGGGAAGGCCTTCAACCAGAAGTCAATCCTCAGCATGCATCAGCGAATTCACACCGGAGAGAAGCCTTATAAATGCAGTGACTGTGGGAAGGCCTTTACTTCCAAGTCACAGTTCAGAGAGCATCAGCGGATCCATACGGGAGAGAAACCCTACGTATGTGCTGCATGTGGGAAGGCTTTCAATGGTAGATCAAATTTCCATAAACATCAGATGACTCACAATAGAGAGAGAACCTTTGCCTGTTACAAGTGTGGGAACACCTTCATTGAGAAATCAGAGTTAATCACACATCAGAGAACACAtattggagagaaaccttatgaatgCTGTGACTGCGGGAAATCCTTCAGTAGGAAACCACAACTCAAAGTGCATCAACGAATTCACACAGGAGAGAGACCTTATGTGTGTTCCAAGTGTGGGAAGAGCTTCAACAACAGGTCAAATTTTAATAAACACCAGACAACTCACACCAGAGATAAATCTTATAAAAGCAGTTAATCTGTGCAAGGCTTTACCCAGAAGTCAATTCCTAGTATGCATAAACATCATAAACATCAATGAAACTAACTGAATTTCTTGAAGAAAAAACATGAG from Bos javanicus breed banteng chromosome 18, ARS-OSU_banteng_1.0, whole genome shotgun sequence harbors:
- the ZNF175 gene encoding zinc finger protein 175; translated protein: MLRISSVPPEPLGQATSRRLQDLPTQLRSTLPSSSDWSLLMPTQLQAPGKSGVVSKRDQELKPRRDMLADMNLPQRPQVLGLEEQDVSCEGLVSFEDVTMDFSREEWQQLDPAQRHLYQDVMLEIYSHFFSVGYHIPNPEIIFRIEEGKEPWVRKTELPCQRYHEGEFGLETPQWEISEEASFHNEMMGGVTRDGSWCSILEELWKQADQTERDPKNQNKPSHQGAFFNKKTLNTERDCDYKYPGTVIQAKPHLVSSQKGPHKRCSVAKRLKPNLEATHQNQSSITKHLDDMVGSGQPVIHSSSSASCKNTHTGENFREGNTCTKAFSQKQLLTQHQVHAQEKPDKCTECGRDLTHKSHLLEQQRFHSVENLQECGKCGKAFTSQPKLGVCVTDHTGNIPYICKECGKVFIQRPELVTHQKTHTRKKPHKCHECGKTFFQMLSLFRHQRTHTRERLYECGECGKGFSQNSTLSIHQKIHTGERQYVCSECGKAFTQKSTLSLHQRIHSGEKSYVCIECGQAFIQKAHLIVHQRSHTGEKPYQCHSCGKSFISKSQLDIHHRIHTGEKPYECSDCGKTFTQKSHLNIHQKIHTGERHYVCSECGKAFNQKSILSMHQRIHTGEKPYKCSDCGKAFTSKSQFREHQRIHTGEKPYVCAACGKAFNGRSNFHKHQMTHNRERTFACYKCGNTFIEKSELITHQRTHIGEKPYECCDCGKSFSRKPQLKVHQRIHTGERPYVCSKCGKSFNNRSNFNKHQTTHTRDKSYKSS